The stretch of DNA TTTCTGTGTATTCATATCCGGCTACATTAATCCTGATATTTTCAAGTGCAACTGAACTGCTCTGAGGTAATTATAGAACATTGCAAGTATCTGACGTAGTCCTTAATGAACACTTGTTGCAGACCCCAGAGAAGCTATGGGATCTTTTCAAGGACAGCTGGCATTATGAACACAAAGCATCCGTggaacttgaaccccaaagactcCTCAGCTTTGAGGTTCTGCTGGATGGGAGATGCAGTCAAAGCACAGATGGGCGGGAGGTATCAAGTAGAACGTGAGATTTAACATGAtcatttctttttatttagaCGTTTTTGAGTGCAAGACGTTTTCTAATAGAACTAataaccagaggtgtggactcgagacacgacttggactcgagtcactattgtaatgacttctgacttgactttatAAAATCTGTAAAGGCTTATGACTTAACTCAgatttgaatgccaatgacttgcgacttgaatcgacttgcatctgttgacttggtgatgacttgagcatatttgatattttagcacaaaagtggcacgacatggacaaaaatcatgaatcattcttcgttctgggtttgatcttgttctgctaaatgcagcagcactttgcttATAATCaacttcagttgcactttctgcttgtttgagtaaATGGAGCTTTAGgcgctttaattctggaatttatttatcattttcattaaattgaagttggacagatgacttgattatgacttgaaaattcaaagttaaggacttggacttccacatcattgactttggactcgacttgaatGTCttcgacttgactggaaagacttgtgacttgcagtgacttggtcacacctctgctaataACTGTCCAAAGAATACAAATCCTGCTTCAGGTGAGGTTAAAGGGGGGGTCAGATCTCGCTACAACTCTGTTCTTACTCTTCTCATATTTCCTAAAAGCACACAAATGGTGTTCTTATGAAGCATTTGGCAGTGTCCGCCTTTGATGTGTTGGCTTTTATTCCACTTCATTTCTGAGGAAATTGCACCACCTAGTGGAAACCATGAGACAAAGCTGAATGTTTCCATATCAAAGTTTATTGCTGACATGCAAGTAGAGATCTGATGTAGAAAAATATTTTTATACAAATGTGTTTATCTGTACAATTATTCAGTTTTCTGTATACAGATGCCCATATCCAACCAAGCAGCTTACAACACATTCTCCCATGGGATCAAAAAGAACAAAACACCCATCCTACACCAGATTACAGCCGGAAAGGTCAACATTGACTCATTTGTAGTATTTGAACAGCTGGGGGAAGATCTTTCTGATTTTATTACTTTCCGTTTCTCCAACATACCTCACAAGTTCCAAATCGTGCAAAAGTAACTTGTTTGACAGAGTTCAACTACAGGTGAAATTCAAAATACGAGAATACGGTGAAAATGTTCGttccttaaaaggtgaaactcatATTTAAGATAGACCCATTccatgcaaatccagatatttcaagcctttacttgttataattgtgatgattatgaaaACCCCCAAATCTAAATCAGACAATTAGAACATTGTGAAATGGttaaatattctagactcaaagtgtcacatcctaaccagctaatgaatccaaaacacctgcaaagggttcctgagcctttagatggtctctcagtcgaagacaaatgactgaaataaatggacttttgcacaatATTCAGATTTTTGGAGTTTCACCTGTATTTCTATTGATTTGAGTCCACGATGCAGTTCACAACTCCGTAAAAACAAACATGGGACGTGGTGAGAACCACCAGCTAGAGGGCAAAACCCTTTAGGGATCAGGGAGAGAGCATACTCATCGTGTCTCGTGGGAGATGGTGGAAGACACTCGAAGCAACCTTTAATCACAAACTACCTAGACCACTACAATACTGCTGCATACCCATGGGATTCACATTGAGATGGGAGAAAGCCAGCGGCTCTCTTTACTATCGTTAGCCTCCAGGTGTGATGTTTGACGGCCTGACGTGTTGCATGCAGAGGTGCCAAGTTACCGGGTGGAGCTGCTGTACATACAATGACCGCCATGACAGTCACGATGGTGCATTATCTATTTACATACTGACCACAAAGCGCAGCCTTGAGTAGAAATTTAGGGGTAATGGCAGAAAAACACCCCCTCATGAATCGAGataatgattttatttatttcaaaaataGAACTATGCAAAAGTCAGTCTTGTTATTAGTGTAGCTTAAGTTTACCACAAAAAATGGCAAGAAAACAATTTAGTaatgaaaacaaacacaaatgctactgtttaatgaaaaaaaaaacaaagcttgTGATGGCCTTGGTGGAACCGCTGTGTGAGCGAACGCTTCTTAAAGCTGAGAAAAGGAGACGTCGGGCTTGTTTCTTCGTCTTAAGTTAACGCTGAAAGAAACTTTTTGATGGTTTACAATCAATGTCTGTGATCCAAGCACCAGTGGTTTCAGGGGGAACGTTTTACACAAGTGAATAAATAAATCAACACAATAAAGACATTTCAGCAAAATAATCAGAGGCTGTGTTCATGCAATCAGTTTGAGtggaaacaggaagcagaaagCCTAAAGCGGGTACCAATATGCAAAGGCAAGAAGCAGAGCACAAATGTCTAACAGTCACTGAGAAGTTGCTTCGACGGGgtttaaaagaataaaaacagaatttgtccaaaaataaataaacaaaagccAAACGAACCCAGAAGTAGTTAAAAATCGATGAGTTGTGTTTTCATTTACCTACGAAACGTTACAGTACTGGTCACCGGCCACTAAAGCCTCACAAGAGCCTTATGGTGCGATAGGACAAGCAGGATGAGCACGAGTGGGGCTTCGGAGTGGGAACGTGGGGCGTACGGGATCTTTTCCAATCCTAAAGCATTCGTGGTATTCCCAAAAACATTCAGCCAGGCCCAGTTCGGGTTTTCACAGTGTCTGCCGCAGAGGCAGGCCGAATACCAGAACACCATGATTGTAGGAGGGTCGCAGAAAGGGTTGAGGGGTTCAACAGCTCAACACACGGGTATGGAAGTGGAACGGTGGTTCGCATTCACCCCAATAAAAACCACTTTTTCCACAGTTGTTAGGAATGAGGGGGAAACAGGGAAGCTACCTGGAAGCCATGTTCTAAATGAGTCGGGAGTACCGTTTTCCTTGGCTgagaaaagatttttttttttttttctggcaaTGGAAACATGCCAGTGCCGTGTGGCGACACTGAGGAAGAGTTAGCGTCAGGAACGCTTTGGCCTCATTCAGTTCTTGGCATTGTGACTCCCAGGAACCCTACACTAGCTGCCTAGGACAGATCTCCACGGAGGCGAGCAGAAGCAGGACAACGCACAAACGACTTTCAGGTTTTCTTCAACGATAAAGACACAAAATGCTACTCATTCAAGGTAAATGAAACAAAGCTTATTCAAAAATCTTTAGAAACCACTGAAAAGGTTTCATGACAATTTCACTGCGACAAGACTGGTTTGTTACAATCCCTCGTCTCAGAACGGCGAGCGCGGGTTACCGACAGAGAGGACAGACAAAGAGGTAGATTGATTTGAAGTCAGAGTGGTGGACAGAACAGTAACGACTTAGAGGAGGAAGGTAGACTGGAGGTATACATAAGTGATCCGACTTGAGGCAATACCAAACCACGATGGGAAGGTGGGGATGGGTGCtacatgattctggacctgtATTGCTCTGGTGATCCAGAATTGAGAGGGACGTGTTGCAACAAGGAGATctggtgggaggaggaggagtttcTTTAACACTACAGGCACAGCCGCGCGTCGGCGCCACGCGTGACTGAGCCAACCGACTTGTTGCACAGTGACTGTTGGCGACCTGAGGGCAAGGAACCTTTGGCTCAGAGTTCCATCCTGGTCTTTGAACGTTCGAGAGGGAATCCAGACAGGCAGAAGCTCGGAGTTGGAAATGTGTTTTGGTGCCCACCTTCCATCTGCTTTGCCTGGCTTGCAGAATCCACGAATACGAGTCTTTTCTGCTCTGCGAGCTCCGGCGGGGCCTCGAGTGCCAGCTCAGTCCCAGGGCTCTCTCTTCGGAGTCCGTTCTGGTCTCTGCAGGTGTCTTTGCTCTCTGGAGTGGGCGACCATGGGCTATTTCCGGAGGAACCGCTGGGCGAGGATGGCAGCATCTAGCGGACTGACGGGTTGGGCGTCGTGGCCCAGACGTCTAACAGGTGGGATGCTGCCAAACTGCCGGTTGCTGAGAAAGCTCTTGGCGTCGTGGCAAGTGTTCTTCTCCTCCGCCAGCAGCAACTGCTGGCGCATGTAGTTCTCAAACTCGTACTGTGAAGACTCTTCAATCGCCTTGGCCTGGGTGAAGAGAATATACTCAACTCGGTGTACCGCAATCAAAACACGTTCTCCAATAGCAGCTGTGGATCTGTGGCTTAGAATAAGTTCATCATAAATTAATAATAAGAGTTAATCCAGACGTATTTGTGGTTTGGGCCTGCAAACACACATCTGAGTAAATCTCACCTCTTGTAGATGTTCTGGGTGATTAAGCTGATCATCGATATCTGGAACCACCTGCAGAGGGCCGCTCATCGATGAAATGGACTGCCTACgattcaaacaaacaaaacaatcaaCAAAGAAGAAACTATTCACTGCCGTCCGCAGAGCACCCAACGGAGCTAAGCTCCCCGACTCATCGAACAGACCGACTGCTTTTTGCTGCCTGATAATTTACAAATCCTGATGTAGTTTCTCAACCGTCCAGCAGAGGGTGCATTTACCACGAGGCGATGATGGCGCTGAGCGACTCCAGCACTTCTCCTGCAGTCAGTCTCTGCTGAGGGTCCAGCACCAGCAGCTTTCGGATGAGGCACACCGTGTTCTCTGACACACGGCCGTCTCTGTGGGGCGGAGGGAGAAGAAAGGAGCACGTTTAACGACAAAACTAACCCCAGCCTTACAACGTTCactttaaaaaggtcttaaactgGACAGAAAATGGGAAAAGTTTTCTGTAGATGCATGAAATTAAACTTCATCTGAGGCCTGTCCATCATTGAAGCTTTGAATGACGGATGAGGATGGAAAAATACCCTTAAATTGTTAGACCATAACCAAGCTCGATGGTGAATGAATGACCATGAATGAGATAACTCTTGTCTATGTGTGATTGCAAACACTCACTCGGGGATAGAGTACTCTGCAGCTTTGATCTTCCGGAAGAGCTCTTGAGGTATGCTGTCATAAAAAGGAAACTGGCCGTACAGCATGGTGAACAGGACCACGCCGAGCGCCCACATGTCACTGGGTTTGCCATGGTACGGACGACCTATGGCAGGAGGAAAAGGGCATTTGAGTTTGTTTTTCTAATTAACAACAGCACCTAAACACAAGACACAAAGCGTGATGTTAATTTGGCGCAATAAAAGTTTATATCCTCATGACTCAGACGTGAGCGAGCACGGAACGAGTCCAATCCCCGTCGAGCGAGCCGGTCTGATGATTAACAAAAcgagcaaacacaaacacaagcacTGACTCAGTGTTCGTACGGCTCCTTACACATTCTCAGAACCGTGGGTGGACTTTGGCGTCGGGTCGGGGGGGCGGTGCTAAAAAGCTGACTGGTCTGTGGAAGTGTTTGTGTCCAGTCGCTGGTGGTTTAACTCATTTTAGTTGACTAAAAGTGTTTATCTTGCAGGAAAAACAACTTTATAATTGAGAAACTCACatttctgacagaaaacagaaaggGAGGAAGAACGGACCCAACAGTCTGCGGACGTTTCGTGGTAAACTAGCCGGACGTATTGTTGGTTccactttaaaaataaaaacacggaaaaacctTAAGATGCACGACTGCTCAGAGCATGCAAGCTTCTCCTGAGCTGGCAGGAGCAGGATGGGGTTACCATCACAGCCGTGCATTACCGGCGTAGACCATGTTACAGCCAGGGTGGCGACAGCAACAGCAGTGAGCAATTATGTTAAagcttgtgacacacacacacacacacacacacacacacacacacacacacacacacacacacacacacacacacacacacacacacacacacacacacacacacacacacacacacacacacacacaggcggggGATGGGAGTAGTTTCCCTCTAGTGAGTCATCAGTGCATGAGTCACTGATGCCGTTTCATCGTGTGCCTGTGTCACATTATGCTGATCTGTGTGTGGAGCTTTTATCTGCAGCTTTTTAACTGGTTggacagaaaatgtgtgtgtttgaaaccATTGTGAATCCACGCTGCACAAGACGTTGCTCAGCAACCCTGTCCGTGATCAAACCGGTGCAGCTACGGTGGAAGAGCGTCGGCGTTAGTGGAGTGCAGTCCTCGTGGACCGTCGTTGGGCAACGAACAACGGGCAGCTGTGGAACAAAAGCCGATCCGAGCTTTTCTCAGACCAAAAGTGTTAGAAGGCAGCTCCCTCTGTATGTATGAGAAGGTGCAACATCCCCGCGATTACAGAGAAGAGGGGTTTTACCAGTCCGGGGTTGCGACATAGCATCCTACTCGTTGCTTAATAATTGGAAAATCAAACAGCGGACTGAACTGCTAACGTTGCACAATGCCTTCAGAAGGATTCCTCGGTTCTTTTGTGACTCACTCACGGGTGACTTCTCTCAGAGCTTTTAGCTCTGAAATTGCCACATTTTATTTGGATTATTGAGTTTCTCTTGAAAACAACATCAAGATTCCTCCCTTTTACCGGCCGTGATGACATTTTTACACTCACGCGATCAATGAAAGCAACACAGGTATGACTGCTGGGAGAGGAATTTCAAGGTGTCAGAAGCAACGGGACAGTCAGACAGAAGCTTGAAACAATTTTCCgctcataaaaaaatattttaaaggttTGACACGTGTCACATTTTCACTCACCACTTAATACATCAGGGCTAATGTAGGCGGGACTCCCTCGCTGGTCTTTCAGCAGGTCGTCCTCACTCACCAGATGCTTCCCCAGACAGAAATTAGTGATGGTGATGCGATGAGTCCTTGAATCAGATCAAAAGGAACACATCTGATGAATACTATGTTGTACTTAACTTAAACCTGGTGAAATGTATCAAATAGTTCCAGTTTAATGTGGTCAATATAAACTCATTTTGAGGATGTTGGGGACATAAAGCACTAGCTGGCCTTGAGAAACAAAGACTTGAGGAAGGATGAGCTCGTGTCGCCTGACATGGTCACGGGCTGGGTGAAGAATTTCAGTTTCAGCTCCAAATAatcacaaacaaaaaataaaaccacAAAAATTGTCAGCACCAATTTCCAAGGAGCAAAATGTACGTGAATTAACGAAACGGTCTAATGTGTCAGTCGTGTTgggaggaaggttacattgaagcggatttccttctcagccagcaAAAACAAAAGAGGGCCGCAGCTACCGTTTCCAGtcagtgagtttgtgaggttgcctAGTCTGTCctaagctaacgctgcagcgcggcattttgtaattcgacaccagcaTTAAACAACTgatgccagtaaacaggagtgacccagaggtTATTTCTTGGACCACTAAGAAGCCatgacatgtttttgttttactctaatatcaggtgaagcaggctactggctaacgttgagctaacaatgctaacagtgaattagaagcaaatagtctgcTTTAAAAAATATCTGAAACCGTTTTTCCAGTCACCAaaaactcgatattacagtgaaatatcgagtgtgtgtgaagtgaataatgagtcaatcatggcgttttacttcctttaatgagtcgttcagaactataacagcaagatggTAAACAATCAGACGTCCTCTAATCTGGGAGAcgtattaccgtaataagtgcagtaagtgctccctaccataaaacacccaaccgtgccaacaccagatatgacaatgtttTATCTACTTATCACCTTGCTGTACGCGACTCATCTTCGCTTATCACCTAGAATCTTCCATAACTGGCAACTGCCTCGAAACTCACAGAACAGCAATGAAAAAGTAAAGTTTTGTTCAGAAAAAtgagctgcagtaaccaaatctgaccacaggatgtcattcttacatactgcacctttaaggtaTGTCTTAATTGATTAAAAGCTgcaaaaataatttataaatattCATAATGCAATCAATCAAAACTGACTTGAAACGTGTGCTTGTGCCACTGCGACTCTtttggaataataataataaaacaaaactctaTAAATCGTTGAATTAAAATCTGACACTCTTCACGTAATTTGGTGTTTGAAGAAAGGCGTTAAAATAGGTCATCAAAGTAAATTTAGCTTTCTTATGACAgagtgaaacctgccagtactcgtCTGAAGTCGAAGGCACCGTGAGCGCTTGCCTGTAGGGAAAAAAAACTCATCATGACACAAGAAAGCGGCCACCGTCTACGGCTCGGGTCCTCTTTGCATCACGCTCTTTACCCACATCCGCTTTCTTAAAAGCCTGAGGTCAACAGCTTCCCCTTTTCTCTCTCACTTTCACACCCTGGTCCATCACACACATCTATTGCTCCCATTACAGCACCTGGAGCAAACGCCTGTCCAACACGCAGCCTCGATCCTCCCTGCACAGCAGTCACTGTGGGGTTGAACCCTTTTTCTAGCTGCTTTGCTAAGCCACACAGCGGCTTTGTGCACTGCACGCAAACCAGCCAACGGAGAGGAGCTTCTTGCTCAACAGAAAGGCTTCCTTTACAAGAGTCTGCGTGCATCGCGACCCGAGCTTCTATTCTTGCACCGGAGATTGGATAAATGAAATTGTGTGTTTGCCTCATGAGGCAAGACTCCCCGAGGACTGCAGCGAGACCGCACCATCCCTGCTTCCTGGTCACATGATGCGGAGTGTGCTAGGAAACCAGAGACCTAAATGCTCCAGTGACTTCTCCTTTCCGCCCCTTAATAAAAATACACCGGATGACGAGAAAGGAGGTTAAACTCAGGGCAGCTTCTTCATAAAGCAGCAAATATCATTTCTCAGAACTGTTGGGGGTCGGTTATTTAAAGGCCTCGATAACAGCTCGTCGTTTTCGTTGCcaagttttaatttaaaaatgcccCCCACCCCCTCACATCTATGCTCTCATCAACAAAAATAAGCTGAGACGGACATCACATTTTCAGGAAATCCTGACTTCCCAACAGCTGTGAGAGGAAAGCACAGCACTGTTGCATAAACTGTTGTCATTGGTGCGATTCCCAGAACGATGACGAGGGGGCTTTTGAACCAGAATGCATCTGAACAGCCTACATGGTCCCACTCTGACTGCACCGTGACACCCATCTGAGCTGGGATGACAAGCAGCCACGCGAATGAAGCGTGGAGATGCACCAAGAAGACAAACGGAAAATGTAaatagaagaaaaacaaaacagaacgtAGAGTAAATAAATGTTGATTATCTGTGtagacgtgcgtgcgtgcgtgtgtgtgcgtgcgtgtgtgtgtgtagcctgcACTGCAGTGAGTCAGTTGTAAGCTATTGAGCCTCTGGCACAGCTCCTTTGTCTCCAGCTGGGACGAAGTGTTCTGCTCGTCTGCTCCTCTCCCCACCAACCCGCGTCCCCTGGCCAAAACACTCTCCTATTTCATCACTACTGCTtttactgctgctgctggtggtggagggGGTTAGGGGGCTGCCGTAGAAGGCGCAGAGTGTGTGTGCAATAAGAAGATGAGCTCTAAAGGCGCGTACTCAGACCTTTTATACAGGTGAAACAGTTTGGAGAACCTCGGTTATGATCACTGGTGGGAGATGCAAACATGCTTTATATTTAGGAGTCCAGGTGtgagaaaaagtaaaaataaaacaatacgaGTTTAGAGATAATCCCAAACTTTATGTTGGTCGTGTTTTGCTACTGGGAAATGAGCGTGTTACTGTCTGCAGTAAGTCGGTTTTCAGTCCCTCAGCCGGCACAATGTGCTCCGAGTTGCCTGAAGTTCATGAAGAATCTAAACAGCAGAACTTCTgacacgcacgtgtgtgtgtgtgtgtgtgtgtgtgtgtgtgtgtgtgtgtcagctgcaGTCCTTTAGTCTTGAACCTGTAGCCACGCATTTCTTTCTAAACTCAAACTACTTTTTTTCAAATGCATGTTCTGTATAAAAAaattggccaatcacagagctccttTCACAGAGAGAATAACAAACAAGTCTCTGCTTATGCTTCGGGTGGTTGCCGAGTTTACAGATGACTTGTTTTTCATCCTGCGTGTCCCATCTGAGCTGCAGCCCTCTGACCCGAGGTATCCTCGGCCGGATCGCAGCGTTGCTCGTTCGCCCTCAATCCCAAACACTTTCCCACTGAGATCAAAGCGGAGGCAGACTATCTTTCTGTTCTGCTCAACACCAGAGTTCACTTTCCAAAACCCAAACAGAGCGAATGAATCATATCATTACTCAGCTCGCTGACAGACTCACTCTCATGCACGAGAGTCTTCAGGCTTTCGAGAGGAATCTCACTCTTGGTCAAAGAATGTGACCTGGTTTAAAGCTCCGAGCTGCTGGGGCCACTGAGGCATCCTGCACAGAACTGTGCAGGAGAAAATACCAGCTCTCTCACCAGTAAAGTGATCGACAAGCCTTACCGTTTGTTCAGCACCATGTTTCCCAGCTTGAGGTCTCTGTGCACAACGTTTTTCTGCAGAAAAAGGGAGAAGGGACAAGAAAGTCACACTGTGTTTCAGGGAGGGGCGCGCAAGCTTTGGAAACGACtaatcaaaacaaaaaataaagctACTTCTGCTCAAGTTAGTCCGAAAGCTGTTTGAAAGTTTTccccattaactcattcactgccattgacgacagaagtcgtcatttgcattttttactgtgtgggtgtcggaatgaggcccctgcaccgtgagaacaaacatcccagctctaaatccGATCTTCATTCGCatacgtcacgtgaccaggaagcagaaaatccatgtgttaagccgggcgtacactgtgcgactatttcacttttttgagccgattttccagtcgtgcgagaagccacgacatcggggcgagttttgcgccgagcggtcgtgtagtgtacagggggttacgagaggcgattaacaccacgtgaccagccgccgatcagcagtcgtgaggtcgcagggacttttggcgtgtttaaaatttcgctcgtccctcgtgagggtatcgcactgttgaagcggcgctgcgagcagctgcgacccaaaaagtatcagaaccactcacggcgcatgcgcaatcctgcatcaacgccactcgctcgctatttccctaataacacacgctgttcgtttttgtttctacacgtttttttactcacaaagattatcaagaaagcgtgtttgtggtgttcatgtcaaattaaactgatcacaaaacacagatttactttctttatttcgttttgctcatccagcccccataaatccctgtgtgtcctcctgcagcactcccgaaggacaacaggcgaaacaagacaaaaaagtctgacgtgttgtgtaaaaactgctatttttagcatatttttaggtccgacgtgttgctaccagacgtacagtgtgagcagtcaggtcgcatccgagaactgggtcgtgcagtgtgagcacatgactcgtgagatctgctctgcgaggaagtcgtacagtttgagctgaagctgaacactgcgagtgaaaaagtcgcacagtgtccgcccggctttaggagaccgttttgggccgctgcaaaaaaaaaaaaaaaaaaaaagcgaaccggaaaagcttctgctgatcacacttCCACAACGGATTATTAAAGAACAGATAACACTGGAAACGCtccgattcttcctgatgtaagaggtgagtctcctctttgttttggttgtttgctagttttggcgttgacatcatcatagagcgcaacgttctgcgactcttaaaaaacagtgaaaacgctgaaaaacgctggcagcgaagagctTTTCTGACTAGGAAACGgaaggcagtgaatgagttaaggaaaaataaagaaatccTTTTTAAAGGGGACTAATCCTAGGACTGACCTTATGAAGGGTTTCCACCACACGCACCACATCGTAGAAGATGACAATGGCCTCGCGCTCGCTCAGCCGCTTCTCCTTTATGACATAGTGCTGGAGGTTTATTAGATCTGCCGTCTTGTCGCTGAAATCGTGAGCACACAGGCAGTCGAGTACAAGGCAGATCCGTTTCTTCATCTTGCGGACTTTGTGGGCCTCCGTGTCCTCCACGAGTTCATAGGCTCGGTCCTGGCGAGGAAACAGAAGAACAATCAGTGGCTCGTGTGTTGCGTCAGGGAGATAGAAGCCACAGCACGGACACTGGCCTTCACACTCTACTTGTTTTCTGCTCATTTTTGCATCGGGCTCAGCGTTTTCTGCCTCTTTTTTTGATTTTTGCAGATGCAGTCTGCAGCTCTGACAGCATACAGCCACTATAATAATCCAATCAATACTGCGGGCCTAGATGAGTCGGGCTGCACGGCTCACCGCGGCTATTCTGGGAACATCGGGGGGGTTAAATGGACAGGATGTGAAAGAGAGACAAAGAGGAACGCAGAGATAGAGAGCTGATGGAACAATAACAAAGTTAGAGGCAGATGGGATGGCAGGTGAGCGGGGGTATGAATGAATGAGGCCGTGAACAGAGAGTGACTCagataaatatagcttttaatggTCCTTCCGCTTCTCTATTGAGACACCCTTGATACGGAGAGCTGGCTGGACTAATGACAAGCTAACggctgctaacagagctaatggtACTGAGCTGTTCCTTACACAAGTACGATGAATACGTCATCTAAGCTCAGTTACATAGAAATCTCCCCCACATGGTGGTGAGTATGACCCCAGACACGGTTCTTTAAAACCCGGGACATCTGACTGAAGATGTGTATAAAGGAACTTCTGGGCAGGTGTAAGCCTACCTGGAAGAGGCCATGGTGGTGTACCACCCCATCCTGGTTGTGCAGTAGAGAAAGGAGTGAGTACTCTGTGTgcagcagcatcttcccctgcctctCCTCCTGAGTCTCCCCGGCAGAGTCCGCTCGCTCTTCCAGCGTGAGGATCTGATGACAGAGCAAGAGGATGAAACCACGACGCTACGTCTGAACAGAATCACAGATCAGAGCGGACAGAAGAACACGGGAGTGACCTCTGCATAAGCATGTGGGTTGGGCATTGAGCATCGACTGCAACTGGGATGCATTTTCCGTTTTTTCCCTGGAGTTAT from Nothobranchius furzeri strain GRZ-AD chromosome 5, NfurGRZ-RIMD1, whole genome shotgun sequence encodes:
- the stk40 gene encoding serine/threonine-protein kinase 40 isoform X2; the protein is MCGSTSSLRETDGVSSHRRSVSAEKNAHLSLAGFRKSSRMSKRRSSERGAGETSRASQLQCPGINGSNAKRAGPFILGPRLGNSPVPSIVQCLARKDGTDDFYQLKILTLEERADSAGETQEERQGKMLLHTEYSLLSLLHNQDGVVHHHGLFQDRAYELVEDTEAHKVRKMKKRICLVLDCLCAHDFSDKTADLINLQHYVIKEKRLSEREAIVIFYDVVRVVETLHKKNVVHRDLKLGNMVLNKRTHRITITNFCLGKHLVSEDDLLKDQRGSPAYISPDVLSGRPYHGKPSDMWALGVVLFTMLYGQFPFYDSIPQELFRKIKAAEYSIPEDGRVSENTVCLIRKLLVLDPQQRLTAGEVLESLSAIIASWQSISSMSGPLQVVPDIDDQLNHPEHLQEAKAIEESSQYEFENYMRQQLLLAEEKNTCHDAKSFLSNRQFGSIPPVRRLGHDAQPVSPLDAAILAQRFLRK
- the stk40 gene encoding serine/threonine-protein kinase 40 isoform X1, which gives rise to MHQGPEDTAYRHSKQRPKPCHPAGLIQLSITYSKTFQLFKGTRSSRMSKRRSSERGAGETSRASQLQCPGINGSNAKRAGPFILGPRLGNSPVPSIVQCLARKDGTDDFYQLKILTLEERADSAGETQEERQGKMLLHTEYSLLSLLHNQDGVVHHHGLFQDRAYELVEDTEAHKVRKMKKRICLVLDCLCAHDFSDKTADLINLQHYVIKEKRLSEREAIVIFYDVVRVVETLHKKNVVHRDLKLGNMVLNKRTHRITITNFCLGKHLVSEDDLLKDQRGSPAYISPDVLSGRPYHGKPSDMWALGVVLFTMLYGQFPFYDSIPQELFRKIKAAEYSIPEDGRVSENTVCLIRKLLVLDPQQRLTAGEVLESLSAIIASWQSISSMSGPLQVVPDIDDQLNHPEHLQEAKAIEESSQYEFENYMRQQLLLAEEKNTCHDAKSFLSNRQFGSIPPVRRLGHDAQPVSPLDAAILAQRFLRK
- the stk40 gene encoding serine/threonine-protein kinase 40 isoform X3 gives rise to the protein MSKRRSSERGAGETSRASQLQCPGINGSNAKRAGPFILGPRLGNSPVPSIVQCLARKDGTDDFYQLKILTLEERADSAGETQEERQGKMLLHTEYSLLSLLHNQDGVVHHHGLFQDRAYELVEDTEAHKVRKMKKRICLVLDCLCAHDFSDKTADLINLQHYVIKEKRLSEREAIVIFYDVVRVVETLHKKNVVHRDLKLGNMVLNKRTHRITITNFCLGKHLVSEDDLLKDQRGSPAYISPDVLSGRPYHGKPSDMWALGVVLFTMLYGQFPFYDSIPQELFRKIKAAEYSIPEDGRVSENTVCLIRKLLVLDPQQRLTAGEVLESLSAIIASWQSISSMSGPLQVVPDIDDQLNHPEHLQEAKAIEESSQYEFENYMRQQLLLAEEKNTCHDAKSFLSNRQFGSIPPVRRLGHDAQPVSPLDAAILAQRFLRK